A genomic window from Eleginops maclovinus isolate JMC-PN-2008 ecotype Puerto Natales chromosome 9, JC_Emac_rtc_rv5, whole genome shotgun sequence includes:
- the usp46 gene encoding ubiquitin carboxyl-terminal hydrolase 46, which translates to MTVRNIASICNMGTNASALEKDIGPEQFPINEHYFGLVNFGNTCYCNSVLQALYFCRPFRENVLAYKAQQKKKENLLTCLADLFHSIATQKKKVGVIPPKKFISRLRKENDLFDNYMQQDAHEFLNYLLNTVADILQEEKKQEKQNGRLKNNGTPVSTETENENKTEPTWVHDIFQGTLTNETRCLNCETVSSKDEDFLDLSVDVEQNTSITHCLRDFSNTETLCSEYKYYCEACCSKQEAQKRMRVKKLPMILALHLKRFKYMEQLHRYTKLSYRVVFPLELRLFNTSGDAVNLDRMYDLVAVVVHCGSGPNRGHYITIVKSHGFWLLFDDDIVEKIDAQAIEEFYGLTSDISKNSESGYILFYQSRE; encoded by the exons ATGACTGTCAGAAACATCGCCTCCATTTGTAATATG GGCACCAATGCCTCTGCTCTGGAGAAAGACATCGGCCCGGAGCAGTTCCCAATCAACGAACACTACTTCGGATTGGTCAAT TTTGGAAACACATGTTACTGTAACTCAGTGCTACAGGCTCTCTACTTCTGCCGACCTTTTCGGGAGAACGTGCTGGCTTACAAAGcccagcagaagaagaaggagaaccTGCTCACATGTCTGGCTGACCTCTTCCACTCGATTGCCACGCAGAAGAAGAAAGTGGGCGTCATCCCGCCCAAGAAGTTCATCTCCCGCCTACGGAAAGAGAACG ATCTGTTCGACAACTACATGCAACAGGATGCCCACGAATTCCTGAACTACCTGCTGAACACGGTGGCCGACATCCTGCAAGAGGAGAAGAAGCAAGAAAAACAGAACGGGCGCCTCAAGAACAACGGCACCCCCGTCAGCACGGAGACAGAGAACGAGAACAAGACAGAGCCCACGTGGGTTCACGATATCTTCCAGGGCACGCTGACCAATGAGACGCGCTGCCTCAACTGTGAAACG GTGAGCAGCAAAGATGAAGATTTTCTGGATCTCTCCGTGGATGTGGAGCAAAACACATCCATAACACACTGTCTCAG GGACTTCAGTAACACAGAGACTTTGTGCAGTGAATACAAATACTACTGTGAGGCGTGCTGCAGCAAGCAGGAAGCACAGAAGCG GATGCGGGTGAAGAAGCTTCCTATGATCCTGGCCCTGCACCTGAAGAGGTTTAAATACATGGAGCAGCTGCACCGCTACACCAAGCTGTCCTATCGAGTAGTTTTCCCCCTAGAGCTTCGTCTGTTCAACACGTCGGGGGATGCGGTTAACCTGGACCGCATGTACGATCTAGTGGCTGTGGTGGTTCACTGTGGCAG TGGTCCAAACAGAGGTCATTACATCACCATAGTGAAGAGTCATGGCTTCTGGCTGCTGTTTGACGATGACATTGTGGAG AAAATTGATGCCCAGGCCATTGAGGAGTTTTACGGGCTTACCTCAGACATCTCCAAGAACTCAGAGTCGGGATATATTCTCTTCTACCAGTCCAGAGAGTGA